From Microcoleus sp. bin38.metabat.b11b12b14.051:
TTGGCTGGGGCAGTGGCTTGAATCAGGTACTTGCCGGGGCCGATGTCTGGGAATAGGTAATCTCCTGCTCCTGCCGTCGTTTGCGCCGTGCCGACAACTGTATCTGTGGCTGCTTGGAATATGCCATCGCCGTTGGTGTCTTTGTAGAGATTGACTACGACGCCGTTTAATACGGTGTCGGTAGGAATATCTAAAACGCCGTTGCCCGCGAGGTCGGTGTAGGTTTTGCCTGCGATCGTAGTTTTCTGGAAATTACCGAAGTTGGCGTTAGAGACATCAGCAGTACCAGTGGTCACTGTTGGCGCTAAAGTCTGTACCCAACCTGATTGTAACGTTTCTGCGATCGCAGTATTTGCCTTAGTATCCGTGACGGTGTATTGACCCAAAGTTGCAGCAACCGCAGAGCTAACAGCAGTAGTGACAGATGTAGTAGAAGTCGGGGCTCCTGCGGTAATAGTCCATCCACCTAGACCTGGATCTGTCGCAGCTTTAACGCCGTCGCCGTTGATATCGTTGAATTTCTGACCCTGAACAACTGGCCCGTACTCGTAAGCACCGATGTCAACATTGGGTTTTGCAACGAGAGTATTGTCAATTTTGCGAGGAAAACCTGTGCCGCGTTGGTCTGTAGCTCCAACAATCGCAGCGTTGTCGCCGCCACCAATGGCAGGATTAGTGCTAGTGGTGACGACGGGGTTGCCAACTAAGGCAAGGGTGAAAGGAGCGGGAGCAGTTGCGCCATTGAGTCCGGCAGCGGCGGCTGGTGCTAATACAGTCGCCAGAGGAACCGCTAATGCCTGACCTGTAAAACCCGTGCTAGTGCCGAGAACTCCAATCAGGTTATTGTTCCCTATAAATGCCCCTGTCACATCTGTGTTGGTAGCAGCAGTGTTGCCAGCGACGATCGTATTCTTGACCGTGACAGTACCGCCGTTGTTGTAAATTCCTCCGCCATTAGCAATCAGACTAGCCGGTGTACCAACTGTCGCTGCTGTGGCAGAGTTATAGGCGATCGTGTTGTTAGTCAGGGTAGCTGTGGCACCAAAGTTGACAAAAATTGAACCGCCTGCGGCTGTACCCGCACCTGCGGTAGCAGCACCAGCATTTCCACCCCTGACTGTATTGCTATACAAGGTGCTGTTGGTCAAGGTTAAGCTGCCGCCACCGACAAAAATCGCACCACCCAAACCAGCACCACCGCCACCTGCGGTAGCGACAGCAGTCCCACCAGGGCTGAAGAGATTGATAGCAGTGCTGACACCAGGAGTAGCTCCCGCGCCGCCACCGCCACCGAAGCCTCCAACACCTCCTGCGCCGTTAGCACCAGCAAGAGCAGGGGGAGTAGACGTACCACCAGTACCGCCTGCGCCGCCACCACCGCCGAAGCCACCAGCACCACCAGCACCACCAGCACCACCGCCACCGTTGGTGGTAGCACCAGTACCACCAGCACCGCCAGCACCACCAGCACCACCGCCGCCACCAATAGAGCCGGTCACACCAGCGCCACCAGTGCCACCAATGCCGCCTACGCCAGCCAGCCCGATCCCATTGCCGCCGGCGCCAGCAGCACCACCACTACCAGCAGGGGCACCTGCGGAGAAGCCAGGAGAACCGCTGTTGCCGGGGTTGCCATTGGGGGTAAAACTACCACCTGCGCTGGCCGCAGTTGGGAAAGCGGTGCCAGGGCTGCCTCCAAAGGGAACCCCGCCGAAATCAGCAGTGCCACCTTTGCCACCGATTCCAGTAGCACCTGCACCGCCGATCGCCTGGTTGTTCGAGAACGTCACTCTGTCAACGTTGACTGTACCGCTGTTGATAAAAAGTGCGCCGCCTAAACCCGCAGCGCCACCACCACCACCAGCCGGTGCGATTCCTCCTACTGCTGTTGCAGAATCAATGGTGAGGTTGGATATGTTAACTAGGCCGGTACTGTTAACTACAAAGGCTCGGGCTGTGGGACTGCCGGTGATTTTGAAACCGCCGCCAATAATATCAGTAGGGCCGGTAATGCTGGGTAGCAACCCTGTCAGGGTGAAGTTGGTCTTAATGGTGATTGTGTCTGGGCCAGCGTTGGTGTTGGCAACCCTAATAGCATTGTCTAGTTCGCTAAAGTTGTTAACGTCTAGGTTAATCAGCACGCCACTATAAGCTTCCCTCGCCTCTTGGGAAAATGCCACAGGTGTTTCTATCTTCCCTGTAGTCACTTCCAACACCCAGTCTCCACCGAGTGCCGCACTGCCGGTCAAGTTGTCGGATGCGGCAATATTTGCCCCGGTTAGCTGACTCAGCCTTTGCACGAAGGCGACACCTGCTTCTGTGGCGGCGACGTTGCAGCCGTAGAGCAGAATTTCTGGTTTAGCAGTAGTTGTAGAGTTCGAGTTTGCTTCGGGCCCTGGCAAAGCAAACCATGTTTCTAAATAATTGCGGTAGGTTTCTATGTTGCTGAGATTGAGTTCTGTGGTTCCCAGTTGCAAGCTGGCTGCTGCACCGTGGGACAAAATGTGGACGGCTGCAATGTTTTTTCGCTCTTTAAGTGTTTCGGCGATTTGCTCGATGCCGTCGCGATCGCCCTTCAGAATAATAACTTCTGTATCCTGATTCGCGGTATTTGTTAAACTTTCACAATCTTTAACTTGTGAATCTGCAAAAACTATCTGGTGTTTCCGTTCTTTTTTGTCGGTTGCCATGATTAAATTCCTCTGGTACACGCACACATCAAATTCATAGCACAAACCAAACGCAGCCGCTTTAACTCTTTTTCCGGTGCGGATGCCGATCGTTGGCCTTAGTTTTCGCAATTTAGAGATGAAAGCCCGTTCCTACTTGGGCTAAGCCAAATAAGAGGAACTCCACCAAATTTTACCTAAATTGAATATTGACAAAAACCTTTGTTTATGCAAAGCCTACCATAACAAAGTTAGTTTGATTGATTTTTTAGAAGTTTTAAAGGGGGATATTGTTCCGGGTGTTATAAAAATGTTGCAGAAAACTGGAGCGCTATTTTTTTTGATCTAAAATTATGTAACTGAGATGGATAATATACCAGGTTAAAGCCAGATTGTCAATAATCTAATTAAGTTGACAGTTGACAGTTGACGTTGAACTAAATCAGGGCGACATCTACCTGCAAGTCCGAGAATTGGAGCAATTGCCTTGTCTGCTTTTAATTTCTCGCTTACAGGGATTGGCTTCAAACCCATTGTTTCTCGTTAATTACTGTTAATTTATATTTTGAGCGGCTCGATGATATGTTTGGGCGATCGCACAAATACAAGAAAATAGGTTTGTAATGAGGGCTTTAGTCCTAGCTAACTCCAGACTAAAGTCCTCAATACAAACCTTTACCAAGTTTCTTCATCGGGATGATTGGAATTGCTCCAGATTTCTACATCTAAATCGTTGAGATAAATCAGAGCACTTTCAATCTGTTGACTTGTACCGTTAAGTTCCAAATCAAACCAACCATCATCAGAAGTTTTTCCGCCCAACAAAGCTGCATTAAAATTCACCGTCAAGCCGTGTTCCGAAATCAGGTTAGAGATTACAGGTTCGTGATGGTATTCTTTGGGAATGCGAATGCGAATGCGGGTTGTAGTTGGTCTGCGGTCTCCTGAATCTGTGTGCGGGAGGTCTGATTGTTGAGTATGGTGAAAATTGTCGATCGGCTCAAATTCAGATTCGCCAGTATTTTGATCTAACATTTTAGTCTCCTAATATTTACTTAAATGTAGGTTGGGTTGAGGAACAAAACCCAACTGTCAACTGTCAACTCTTCGACTTCGCTCAGCGCGCAAGCTGTCAACCCCTCGACTTCGCTCGGGGCTCTTCTGTCAACTGTCAACTGTCAACCTCCTTGATGCTAGTTTTTTGTTCCAAAATCTCCTTAAGTACGAGGGTAACAACGGCTAACAAGCCGAGAACTACCGCAGCAGAAAACGCTGCTTGCGTTGCGTACTGCTTGTAAGCATCCTCAACAAACAAAGGCAAAGTTTGGGTTTTTTTGGCAATATTTCCCGACACTACAGAAACAGCTCCAAATTCTCCCATGGCTCTAGCATTTGTCAAAATCACTCCGTAAAGCAAGCCCCAGCGAATATTCGGCAGAGTGACATTCCAGAAGATTTGCCAATCATTTGCTCCCAAAGTTTTCGCCGCTTCTTCTTGATCGGTTCCTACTTCTTCCAAAACAGGAATTACTTCACGGGCGACAAAAGGTAGAGTCACAAAAGCAGTAGCCAGCACCATTCCGGGGAAGGCAAAAATAATCTTAATCCCGCCACTTTCTAAGAACGGGCCGAACCATCCCAAGCGACCGTACAGCAGTACAATCATTAAACCTGCAACTACGGGAGATATGGCAAACGGCACGTCTAAAATCGTGATTAATAGGGTGCGCCCGGGAAATTTATTGCGGCCGATTACCCAAGCTGCACACAAGCCGAATACAGTGTTTATCGGTACGACTATCAGAGCGATTAGTAGGGTAAGCTGTGCTGCTGATAAAAAATCTGGTGAGGTTAAGTTTGTGAAAAATGGCTCGAATCCCTTTTTGAAAGCTTGGTAAAAAACGTTGAGCGCCGGGATAAATAAGACCAGGCCGAGATAGGCGATCGCAATGCCAATTAATGTGGGTTTTACCCAGGCTTTTTCGTTGCTGCGCGACGCAGAACCAACGGGAGGAAGCGGATAATTTGTTGAGGGATTGAGATCAGCCGTCATAGCGTCTTCTCCATGCTTGTAAAACATTGATTGTGAACAACATTGCTAGGGAAATACCTAACATGACTGTGCCGATTACTGTGGCTCCTGCATAGTCGTATTGTTCCAATCTTTGGAAAATTAAGACCGGAGCAATTAAATCTTTAAACGGCACGTTAGAAGCTACTATGACAGTGGAACCGTACTCGCCAACTGCTCGGGAAAATCCGAGGGCAACTCCGGTTAAAATTGAGGGAAACAGCGGCGGTAAAACTACTCGCCAGAAGGTTTGAAATTGAGAGGCTCCCAAGCACCAAGCTGCTTCTTCGATGTCTTTTTCCATTTCGTGTAAAACTGGCTGTACAGTCCGCACGATGAATGGCAAGGAAATAAAGATCATGGCTATTCCTACGCCTAAGCGAGTGAATGATATTTTGATTCCTAATGGTGCAAATAGCGAACCGATCCAGCCGTTATCGCTGTAAACTGTGGCGAGGGTTAAACCTGCAACGGATGTTGGCAGTGCAAAGGGTAAATCGACTGCTGCGTCGATAATCCGTTTTAAGGGAAAGTCGTAGCGGACTAATACCCAGGCTATTAATGTGCCAAATACTCCGTTGATTAGGGCGGCAATTAGTGATGTGACGAAGGTGACATCGTAGGCGGAAAGGGCGATCGGGCTGGTGGCTATTTTCCAAAATTCGCCGGGGTTTGCTGTGCTGGCTTTTAGCAGCATGGCTGTGACTGGGAGAAATAGCATCAGGCTGAGGTAGCCGATGGTGATTCCCCAAGGTAGTGTGATTTTGCCGATCGCTCTTTTGATATTGGCGATCGCAGATTGAGCGTTATTTGCTTGAGATGATACTGCCATTTAGGTTTGAGTATTTCTTCGTTTGTAGTAAGGACTTTAGTCCTTAAAAAGCTAATATTTTGGGGAGGACTGAAGTCCTGACTACGAACCGTTTGGGAAGGACTGAAGTCCTGACTACGAACAGGTAATTAGGGAATTAGCGTTTAATCGAACCTTGGATTTTGTCAAATGTGGCTCCGTCATCAAAGAATTTCTTCTGAATTTCTCCCCAACCTCCCAAATCTTTAGCTGTAAATAGGGTTTTGACGGGGGGATATTTTTGGACAAATTCTGCTTCTTTGGCGACTGTCTCATCTACTGGGCGAAATCCTGCTTTGGCAAATTCTCGCTGGGCTTCTGGTGTGTACAGATACTTGACAAATGCTTCGGCGACTTCGCGAGTGCCGTGTTTGTCCACGTTTTTATCGACAATGGCGATCGGATTGTCGATCGACACATTAACTTGCGGAATCGTATATGGCAGTTTTTCACCTTTATCGGCAGCCAAAATAACTTCATTTTCGTAGTTGATTAAGGCATCGCCTTGACCTTGTTTGAAAAATACATCGCTGGCTTCACGGGCATCTCTAGTCAGAATCGGGACGTTTTTATAGACTTTGCTGGTAAAATCTAATGCTTTAGCATCATCTCCTCCAGTTTTGATCATCGAACCCCAAAGTGCGAGGAAATTCCAACGAGCAACGCCTGATGTTTTGGGATCAGCGGTAATCACTTTTACTCCGTCTTTGGCTAAATCTTCCCAGGTTTTGATACCTTTGGGATTGCCTTCGCGAGTGACGATTACTGCTACTGATTTGCTGATGATGCCTTCGTTAGGGACTTCTTTTTCCCACCCAGGCTGGATGAGTCCGGCTTTCTCGATTTTGGTCGTGTCGAGGGCGAGGGCTAGGTGTACAATGTCGGCTTCTAATCCGTCAATTACTGCTCGGGTTTGGGAACCGGAACCGCCGTAACTTTCGCTGAAGATGACAGTTTGGCCTTTTTCTTTTTGCCATTGTTCTATAAATTTGGGAATGATCGCTTCGTGGGCGGCTTTGGTGACGGCGAAGGATACGAGGGTTAATTCTACTTTGCCTTTGTTGCCTGCTGAGCTAGCACCGCCTGAAGTCGCTGCTGGGTTGTTGGGGGTTCCCTGCTGGCAGGAGACGATCGCCAGACTTAAAGTTATTCCTACTAACAATAGCGACACAAATCTTTTTAGTGCGGTCAACGATCGATTTTTGCCAATTTGTGGCTGTTGTGTACGGTTAAATTGTTGAGTTAGGTGTTGCCACGGGCTCATTATATTTGTTCCCCTAATGAAAGTACGGTTATTAGGTCGGAATACCGTATTTATGGTTGTGAACTAAGATTATAGACAAGTGCGGGTAAAAATGGCAACAAAAAAAATGAATTGGAGGACTCAGAGTCGATCGAATATCCTGAAGTCTTTACCCTAGGCACTTTCGACTCAGATTCGGCATAAAATGTAAACCGTATAAACACTATGATTGAGTTAAGGTGCTAAGTCTGTAAAGTTGCACGATGATACGCCGCGAGGAATGCGATCGACCCGCCCAAAAACGGACACCATACCCTGGCAATCATCACAAGCAAACTCAAGTTCTAGCTCTCAGATTCATCTGTGGAGTAAATCTCAAATCTAAAATCGATTGCGGAGTAAATCTAAAATCTAAAATCTAAAATCGATCGCCCAAATCTAGGGCCTTGCCAAGAGTCCCCGCCCAGCGGGATACACCTGACTCGCGCTCACGCCCTTAAGTTAAGAAAAAGTTTTAACTGGTATGTCATTACCTCGCCCCGTCTCAGACACCCTAATTGAACTGTTGAAGCCTGTAGCCTGCGAATTGGGAGAAAGATTGGGAGCAAGCGCTGTCAACGAGCGCTATGCAGAAATTGAGCCGTCTGGTTCTTCGGCTTTGAACCAGCAAATCAAAAAAGACCCCCGCTGGATTAAAGCACAAGTGAAATATTTGCAGCGACAGCAAGCCCGAGAACAAGAGTTGATTGAGCTCGCCAGCACAGAAGAAGAATGGGTAAAGGAAGAACGCCTCAATCGAATTAAGGCAGAAGAAGTCAGAGATAAGCGAGCAATTAGCAGGCTTTCGCGCGAGTTAATGCGGGAGTTTCAATCAGAAGCAATTCGAGTCAAGCTGAGCGAAATTCAAACAATTTGGGACAAAGATAACTGGTTTTCTAATTTGAGCAGGCAGGAAACTGAACAGATTTTGCAGCAGCAGCAGCACCGATTGCTGTTGTTAGTAGCTCCGGCAAAAATTAGCCAAGATTGCCCTGATTCGTTTCGCCACAATCTGAATATCGAGCTGCCGGCTAAGTTGAGAACTTTTTTGAACCAGCACTACCCACAGCACGGAGAATCCTGCCCGGTTCAGTTTTACGGAGATTATTTTAAAAAGGCGATTTCTGATATTGATGTGGAGCGATTGCAGACTGTGTTGTCTCCGGTACCGACAGCTATACTGTACAGCGATATCAGCGATTATGAAGTGAATTTTCATGTCGGTTTTTGGGGGATTATCAATCAGAGCGTTTCTCTCGTGGCGATGCAGCCTTGGAACTGGGAAGAGGTGGATAACCAGTTGGCAGCAGAGGGAAAAGATGAAAAAGTGAGACTGCGGACGATCAGGCAAATAATTGTGACTATTCACAAGTTATTGGCAGGATTTTTAGCCGATTTGTATTATTTAAATATCGATTTTACTCACGAACCTAAACTATTTGATTTAGAGGCGGAATTTGCCCAAGAATGGTTTTCTAAAGATTGGGTTCTACCGTATATTGAAACTCTTAAAGAAATTCAGGAGCAGCAGCGAATAACCTATAAGGGAGAGATGCGGCGGCTGGCGGTGCGAGAGGCGAAAGCTAGGGCGGAACGCAAGCGTTTGGAGGAGGAAGAGCTCAAACGCCGACAGGAAGCTGAGGTTGCTGCTAAGCGGGCGAAGGAATTAGCTCACAAATTTAAAAATCTGAAATGGCGGTGCGCGCACACGCTACCGGGACATTCATCTTTTGTGAATTCTCTGGCGATTAGTCCTGATGGCAAAATTTTGGCTAGCGGCAGTTGGGATAAAACTATTAAGATTTGGAATTTACAAACAGGAGATTTAATTGGTACTCTGACGGGACATTCGGATCGCGTAAATTCCGTGGCTATTAGCTCTGATGGTAAAATGTTGGTCAGCGGCAGTTCCGATGAAACCATTAAGTTTTGGAATTTGTATAACGGCGATTTGCTGTGTACTTTTCCGGGACATTCTATGGAGGTGAATTCGGTGGCGATTAACCCGAAGGGACAGGTAATTGCTAGCTGCGGCGGGGCTGATAATACGATTAAGCTGTGGAATTTGCGGACTGGTGAGTTGCTGCGGACTTTGAGGGGTCATTCTGATAATGTCAATACGGTGGTTTTTAGCCCGGATGGCAAGATATTGGCGAGCGGCAGTT
This genomic window contains:
- a CDS encoding DUF4347 domain-containing protein, with protein sequence MATDKKERKHQIVFADSQVKDCESLTNTANQDTEVIILKGDRDGIEQIAETLKERKNIAAVHILSHGAAASLQLGTTELNLSNIETYRNYLETWFALPGPEANSNSTTTAKPEILLYGCNVAATEAGVAFVQRLSQLTGANIAASDNLTGSAALGGDWVLEVTTGKIETPVAFSQEAREAYSGVLINLDVNNFSELDNAIRVANTNAGPDTITIKTNFTLTGLLPSITGPTDIIGGGFKITGSPTARAFVVNSTGLVNISNLTIDSATAVGGIAPAGGGGGAAGLGGALFINSGTVNVDRVTFSNNQAIGGAGATGIGGKGGTADFGGVPFGGSPGTAFPTAASAGGSFTPNGNPGNSGSPGFSAGAPAGSGGAAGAGGNGIGLAGVGGIGGTGGAGVTGSIGGGGGAGGAGGAGGTGATTNGGGGAGGAGGAGGFGGGGGAGGTGGTSTPPALAGANGAGGVGGFGGGGGAGATPGVSTAINLFSPGGTAVATAGGGGAGLGGAIFVGGGSLTLTNSTLYSNTVRGGNAGAATAGAGTAAGGSIFVNFGATATLTNNTIAYNSATAATVGTPASLIANGGGIYNNGGTVTVKNTIVAGNTAATNTDVTGAFIGNNNLIGVLGTSTGFTGQALAVPLATVLAPAAAAGLNGATAPAPFTLALVGNPVVTTSTNPAIGGGDNAAIVGATDQRGTGFPRKIDNTLVAKPNVDIGAYEYGPVVQGQKFNDINGDGVKAATDPGLGGWTITAGAPTSTTSVTTAVSSAVAATLGQYTVTDTKANTAIAETLQSGWVQTLAPTVTTGTADVSNANFGNFQKTTIAGKTYTDLAGNGVLDIPTDTVLNGVVVNLYKDTNGDGIFQAATDTVVGTAQTTAGAGDYLFPDIGPGKYLIQATAPANSSISFPAAAIPVTATSGTPVTLQNFGIFQNITVSGRVLTDVTGNGLSPDDTPLNGTTVRLFKDTNNNGTLDSGDAPAGTQVSGTAPAAPGTYNFTGVGSGRYFVREDVPAGFSQTGGPTSYTINPVSNTPIVGQDFGNFQVGKISGIKFNDLNRNGAQDAGEAPLPGWTIYLDTNNDAKQDPTEIVAVTDVTGKYQFSNLLAGTYNVREVQQPGWIQTKPAANTALTVAVTSGSDSQNNNFGNYFQTSTISGQKFNDLNQNAVKDSAEPGLGNWQIFLDSNPANGIFDQGEITSVTNADGTYTLRNVPAGTFQVREVQQTGWIQTTPNPAPTVVKAGDAITGVNFGNFLPQPGAIRGLKFQDTNKNGIQDAGEPGLANFQIVLNRVVTGTAPSPTPAPASVTTTTDASGNYLFANLAPATYSIREVNQTGYTQSTPNPADIILTSGAIVSGINFGNSPTPTPIITTPTPTPPTPTPTPVTTPTPTVVITTPTPAPTPAPTPTPEPVPTPTPAPVPTPTPAPVPTPTPAPVPTPTPAPVPTPTPAPTPVPTDLVCPDEFPRIIAPNLPASPSRNGVVNGTNGNDTLVGSANTDSIFGLGGDDLIFGQEGGDYINANTGNDTVYGGIDADTLFGGKGFDLIFGDISDDTIYGNRGNDSISGDQGSDVLYGGKGDDLMLGGLDDDVLFGDQGNDTLCGNEGNNTLLGGSGDDVLFGGSGDDLLFGGSGNDILIGGTSANRFLLAPGGGTDTIINFTPGFDTLLLAGGLDFNQLSLSQTNGSTAIAIASSNQILAVVAGVQPTQLSASSFSLLV
- a CDS encoding sulfate ABC transporter substrate-binding protein; the encoded protein is MSPWQHLTQQFNRTQQPQIGKNRSLTALKRFVSLLLVGITLSLAIVSCQQGTPNNPAATSGGASSAGNKGKVELTLVSFAVTKAAHEAIIPKFIEQWQKEKGQTVIFSESYGGSGSQTRAVIDGLEADIVHLALALDTTKIEKAGLIQPGWEKEVPNEGIISKSVAVIVTREGNPKGIKTWEDLAKDGVKVITADPKTSGVARWNFLALWGSMIKTGGDDAKALDFTSKVYKNVPILTRDAREASDVFFKQGQGDALINYENEVILAADKGEKLPYTIPQVNVSIDNPIAIVDKNVDKHGTREVAEAFVKYLYTPEAQREFAKAGFRPVDETVAKEAEFVQKYPPVKTLFTAKDLGGWGEIQKKFFDDGATFDKIQGSIKR
- a CDS encoding WD40 repeat domain-containing protein; translation: MSLPRPVSDTLIELLKPVACELGERLGASAVNERYAEIEPSGSSALNQQIKKDPRWIKAQVKYLQRQQAREQELIELASTEEEWVKEERLNRIKAEEVRDKRAISRLSRELMREFQSEAIRVKLSEIQTIWDKDNWFSNLSRQETEQILQQQQHRLLLLVAPAKISQDCPDSFRHNLNIELPAKLRTFLNQHYPQHGESCPVQFYGDYFKKAISDIDVERLQTVLSPVPTAILYSDISDYEVNFHVGFWGIINQSVSLVAMQPWNWEEVDNQLAAEGKDEKVRLRTIRQIIVTIHKLLAGFLADLYYLNIDFTHEPKLFDLEAEFAQEWFSKDWVLPYIETLKEIQEQQRITYKGEMRRLAVREAKARAERKRLEEEELKRRQEAEVAAKRAKELAHKFKNLKWRCAHTLPGHSSFVNSLAISPDGKILASGSWDKTIKIWNLQTGDLIGTLTGHSDRVNSVAISSDGKMLVSGSSDETIKFWNLYNGDLLCTFPGHSMEVNSVAINPKGQVIASCGGADNTIKLWNLRTGELLRTLRGHSDNVNTVVFSPDGKILASGSSDATSKVWDVQSGMLLRTLSGVNVGVNSVAIAPDGQILASVSNDYTIKLRNLHTGRLLRILNSNSAKGNGVAKLGMNEALHILQNYVSRGDSVAISGDGLTLASGCDDNTINIWNFQTGDLLTTLKGHTGTVYSVAIAPSGNLLASGSADQTIKIWRCD
- the cysW gene encoding sulfate ABC transporter permease subunit CysW gives rise to the protein MTADLNPSTNYPLPPVGSASRSNEKAWVKPTLIGIAIAYLGLVLFIPALNVFYQAFKKGFEPFFTNLTSPDFLSAAQLTLLIALIVVPINTVFGLCAAWVIGRNKFPGRTLLITILDVPFAISPVVAGLMIVLLYGRLGWFGPFLESGGIKIIFAFPGMVLATAFVTLPFVAREVIPVLEEVGTDQEEAAKTLGANDWQIFWNVTLPNIRWGLLYGVILTNARAMGEFGAVSVVSGNIAKKTQTLPLFVEDAYKQYATQAAFSAAVVLGLLAVVTLVLKEILEQKTSIKEVDS
- a CDS encoding NIL domain-containing protein, whose product is MLDQNTGESEFEPIDNFHHTQQSDLPHTDSGDRRPTTTRIRIRIPKEYHHEPVISNLISEHGLTVNFNAALLGGKTSDDGWFDLELNGTSQQIESALIYLNDLDVEIWSNSNHPDEETW
- the cysT gene encoding sulfate ABC transporter permease subunit CysT, which translates into the protein MAVSSQANNAQSAIANIKRAIGKITLPWGITIGYLSLMLFLPVTAMLLKASTANPGEFWKIATSPIALSAYDVTFVTSLIAALINGVFGTLIAWVLVRYDFPLKRIIDAAVDLPFALPTSVAGLTLATVYSDNGWIGSLFAPLGIKISFTRLGVGIAMIFISLPFIVRTVQPVLHEMEKDIEEAAWCLGASQFQTFWRVVLPPLFPSILTGVALGFSRAVGEYGSTVIVASNVPFKDLIAPVLIFQRLEQYDYAGATVIGTVMLGISLAMLFTINVLQAWRRRYDG